From a single Collibacillus ludicampi genomic region:
- the sleB gene encoding spore cortex-lytic enzyme has product MKLKWGLFIASMSILVSFITVRAPVAELKDPSSPAFTNRNLVRGSTGGDVYELQGRLKHLGYYHGPIDGIFGWRTYWAVRNFQYRFGIRADGIVGQQTKEKLYRATRNYRATRSHKGSIMHYSPRGRITNNDIMLLARAVNGEARGEPFIGQVAVAATILNRLEDPRFPKTIPGIIYQPGAFTAVSDGQIWLSPNSTAYKAVLDALNGWDPSDGAVYYFNPATASSKWIWSRPQIKQIGKHIFCR; this is encoded by the coding sequence ATGAAACTGAAATGGGGTTTGTTCATCGCGTCTATGAGTATCCTCGTATCATTTATCACCGTAAGGGCTCCAGTCGCTGAATTAAAAGACCCTTCCTCGCCCGCGTTTACGAATCGTAACCTGGTGAGAGGAAGCACCGGTGGTGATGTTTACGAATTGCAAGGCCGTCTAAAGCATTTAGGGTATTATCATGGTCCGATCGACGGAATCTTTGGCTGGAGAACGTACTGGGCGGTGCGGAACTTTCAATACCGCTTCGGAATTCGCGCGGATGGGATCGTTGGGCAGCAAACAAAAGAAAAACTGTATCGGGCGACGCGCAATTATCGCGCAACCAGATCTCACAAGGGATCGATCATGCACTATTCACCACGCGGCAGAATCACTAACAACGATATCATGTTACTAGCGAGAGCCGTCAATGGAGAAGCCAGAGGAGAGCCGTTCATCGGGCAAGTTGCCGTGGCTGCAACCATCTTGAACCGCCTTGAGGATCCCCGTTTTCCCAAAACGATTCCGGGAATTATTTATCAACCAGGTGCATTTACGGCAGTCTCAGATGGGCAAATTTGGTTGTCTCCCAATAGTACAGCTTACAAAGCCGTTCTGGATGCGTTAAACGGTTGGGATCCGTCAGACGGTGCCGTTTACTATTTCAATCCGGCGACAGCGTCTTCCAAATGGATATGGTCACGCCCGCAAATCAAGCAGATTGGCAAACACATTTTCTGTCGTTAG
- a CDS encoding Glu/Leu/Phe/Val family dehydrogenase has product MSAQNTTQETKQAENLNVLTQTQMVIKEALNKLGFSQEMYELLKEPLRFITVRIPVRMDDGSIKVFTGYRAQHNDAVGPTKGGIRFHPDVTEDEVKALSLWMTLKCGIANLPYGGGKGGIICEPREMSFRELERLSRGYVRAISQVVGPSKDIPAPDVYTNSQIMAWMMDEYSRIREHDSPGFITGKPLVLGGSLGRDSATARGVTIAIQEAAKVKGIELKGARVVVQGFGNAGGYLAKFMHDAGAKVIGISDAYGALYDPNGLDIDYLLDRRDSFGTVTKLFKNTITNEELLELDCDILVPAAIENQITSRNAHNIRAKIVVEAANGPTTIEATKILTERGILLVPDVLGNAGGVIVSYFEWVQNNQGLYWTEEEVDRRLQDILVRAFHTVYETAKARKVDMRLAAYMVGIRRTAEACQLRGWI; this is encoded by the coding sequence ATGAGTGCTCAGAATACGACTCAAGAAACAAAACAAGCGGAAAACCTGAATGTGTTGACACAGACACAGATGGTTATCAAAGAAGCGTTGAATAAACTTGGCTTCAGCCAAGAGATGTATGAGTTGTTAAAAGAACCGCTTCGTTTTATCACTGTTCGCATTCCCGTGAGAATGGATGACGGGAGCATCAAAGTATTTACGGGTTACCGCGCACAGCATAACGATGCGGTTGGCCCCACCAAAGGTGGAATTCGCTTTCATCCGGATGTAACAGAAGACGAAGTGAAAGCGCTCTCGCTCTGGATGACTTTAAAATGCGGGATCGCGAACTTGCCATATGGCGGTGGTAAAGGTGGAATCATTTGCGAACCCCGCGAAATGTCATTCCGCGAGCTTGAACGATTGAGCCGCGGCTATGTTCGTGCAATCTCTCAAGTGGTCGGTCCGTCGAAAGACATCCCGGCGCCTGATGTATACACAAACTCTCAAATCATGGCGTGGATGATGGATGAATATAGCCGTATCCGCGAACACGACTCTCCAGGTTTCATTACAGGTAAACCATTGGTTCTCGGCGGTTCTCTCGGACGGGATTCCGCAACTGCGCGCGGTGTGACGATCGCGATTCAGGAAGCTGCTAAAGTAAAAGGAATCGAATTGAAAGGAGCGCGCGTTGTCGTACAGGGATTCGGCAATGCGGGTGGTTACTTGGCGAAATTCATGCATGACGCCGGTGCCAAGGTGATCGGTATCTCCGATGCATATGGTGCATTGTATGATCCGAATGGGCTCGATATTGATTATTTGTTGGATCGCCGTGACTCTTTCGGTACTGTGACCAAACTGTTTAAAAACACGATCACAAACGAAGAATTGTTGGAGTTGGATTGCGATATTCTCGTACCTGCTGCCATCGAAAACCAAATCACCAGCCGAAATGCTCATAACATCCGCGCAAAAATCGTCGTCGAAGCAGCAAACGGCCCGACCACGATCGAAGCGACCAAAATCCTTACGGAACGCGGCATTTTGCTTGTTCCTGACGTGCTGGGTAACGCCGGCGGTGTGATCGTATCTTATTTTGAATGGGTACAAAATAACCAAGGACTGTACTGGACGGAGGAAGAGGTTGACCGCCGACTTCAGGATATTCTCGTCCGCGCTTTCCATACGGTATATGAAACGGCGAAAGCAAGAAAAGTTGATATGCGTTTGGCTGCTTATATGGTGGGGATCCGCCGTACAGCTGAAGCGTGCCAACTGCGCGGTTGGATATAA
- the ypeB gene encoding germination protein YpeB, producing the protein MVSKVLSGVLFIALVITGFWGYREHQQKQALLLKAENQYQRAFHDLSSHMDLLQDELGKSLAINSARQLSPCLSNVWRLAYSAQADVGQLPLTLMPFNRTQEFLQDLGNFTYHIAIRDTQKQPLNEQERKTLHQLYKESNDVEQNLRKLQTAVIEKNLRWMDAEIALSEQNKKTDNQIVDGFRMIDKRVSQYPELQSPTVTDLKSRNRPNIQNVSGNNVTPEQAAKQVANFFGMSDTKPIQVMPNGQGTSYPSYSVTVDKSKGGKIFLGQTVKGGHVVWMVDQREVGEARLDLVQAQEKAEAWLANHGFKNLTLTKTNQFDNVGIYTFAYQQGNVTVYPDTITVKVALDNGDVVGFNDQDWLFHHRQRMDVTPKLTAEQARKFVSPTMRVAERRLAIVQNDLGKEKLVWEFLGTLDNNTYKVFIDANTGEEQGVEKLKTVS; encoded by the coding sequence ATGGTGAGTAAAGTGTTGTCAGGCGTCTTGTTTATTGCGCTTGTGATCACTGGTTTTTGGGGTTACCGTGAGCACCAACAGAAACAAGCGCTCTTATTGAAAGCGGAAAACCAGTACCAGCGGGCTTTTCATGATCTGTCCTCACATATGGATCTTTTACAAGATGAATTGGGTAAATCATTAGCGATCAATTCGGCGAGACAATTATCCCCTTGTTTATCGAACGTGTGGAGATTGGCGTACTCGGCACAGGCGGATGTGGGTCAACTCCCGTTAACATTGATGCCCTTCAACCGTACACAGGAATTTCTGCAAGATCTCGGGAATTTTACATATCACATTGCCATACGGGATACACAAAAACAACCGCTCAATGAACAGGAAAGGAAAACATTACATCAATTGTATAAAGAGTCGAACGATGTGGAACAGAATTTGAGAAAACTGCAGACGGCTGTGATCGAGAAGAATCTTCGTTGGATGGATGCGGAAATCGCTCTCTCCGAGCAGAATAAGAAAACAGATAATCAAATCGTCGATGGATTTCGCATGATTGATAAAAGAGTTTCGCAATATCCGGAACTGCAGTCTCCGACTGTCACGGATCTGAAATCGCGTAACCGACCGAATATCCAAAACGTATCTGGGAATAACGTCACACCGGAGCAGGCGGCAAAACAGGTGGCCAACTTCTTCGGAATGAGTGATACCAAACCGATTCAAGTGATGCCAAATGGGCAAGGCACGTCGTATCCTTCATATTCTGTGACTGTTGATAAGTCGAAGGGTGGAAAAATCTTCTTGGGTCAAACGGTCAAAGGCGGCCATGTCGTGTGGATGGTGGATCAACGGGAGGTAGGAGAAGCGAGGTTGGATCTCGTGCAAGCACAGGAAAAAGCAGAAGCTTGGCTCGCCAATCACGGATTCAAAAATTTGACACTAACAAAAACGAATCAATTTGATAATGTAGGGATCTACACGTTCGCATATCAGCAAGGCAATGTGACCGTGTACCCGGACACGATCACTGTAAAAGTGGCTTTGGATAATGGAGATGTGGTAGGCTTCAATGATCAGGATTGGTTATTTCATCATAGACAAAGGATGGATGTAACACCGAAGTTGACAGCCGAGCAGGCGAGAAAATTCGTCTCTCCAACTATGCGAGTGGCAGAACGGCGCTTGGCAATTGTACAGAATGATTTGGGCAAAGAAAAGTTGGTATGGGAATTTTTAGGTACTCTAGATAACAACACGTACAAAGTCTTCATCGATGCGAACACGGGTGAGGAACAAGGGGTAGAGAAGTTGAAGACTGTTTCGTAA
- a CDS encoding N-acetylmuramoyl-L-alanine amidase family protein, which produces MARILIKSVRISFSRFIIPGILLIVFICTISFFSGSGILRTTTHTAETIVLVDAGHGGYDPGVKAGKVLEKDLTLTVAKKLKTALEQRGMQCALTRDTDTDFAEKGQQGKIAKRGDLNKRIEIATQTRAQIFVSIHVNNSTLATRGGAEVFYNQVDGAQQLGEAIQDSLHRIPGMSKRSAKPETYYLLRNLNMPAVIVEIGYLNIAVERQKLTNPEYQEQLAQAIASGIEEFVKGK; this is translated from the coding sequence ATGGCACGGATCCTGATTAAAAGCGTTCGTATTTCGTTTTCACGTTTTATCATTCCAGGCATATTACTCATCGTCTTTATCTGTACGATTTCCTTTTTTTCTGGCTCAGGAATTCTTCGAACAACTACCCATACTGCAGAAACGATCGTATTAGTGGATGCAGGTCACGGTGGATATGACCCCGGAGTGAAAGCGGGAAAAGTCTTGGAAAAAGATCTGACTCTGACAGTTGCCAAGAAACTGAAAACCGCCCTTGAACAGCGAGGGATGCAGTGTGCGTTGACACGCGATACGGATACCGATTTTGCGGAGAAAGGCCAACAAGGAAAAATAGCGAAAAGGGGAGATCTTAATAAACGAATCGAGATAGCCACGCAAACCCGCGCACAAATCTTTGTCTCCATTCATGTCAACAATTCCACGCTCGCCACACGCGGGGGAGCCGAAGTATTTTACAACCAGGTTGACGGAGCACAACAACTTGGGGAAGCAATACAAGACTCTCTTCACCGAATACCTGGGATGTCAAAACGCTCAGCAAAACCGGAAACGTACTACTTATTGCGAAATTTGAATATGCCAGCTGTCATCGTTGAGATCGGTTATCTCAATATTGCGGTTGAGCGTCAAAAATTGACAAATCCCGAATACCAAGAACAACTCGCACAAGCGATCGCCTCTGGTATCGAAGAATTTGTAAAAGGAAAATAA